The following are encoded together in the Streptomyces asoensis genome:
- a CDS encoding SPFH domain-containing protein: MNTTTSHTPESEGPSRPTRLIQNEQTTEIPVHLLFRDEPEPRPVPLGPAVVGRRVGTGEQPRLRRPTPAKPRPVAQVDPDLVERPARVLPGAVGVLAGLCGAAGCVAASWWAGVLPPHAVQVLRLPVLAGAGLGPAQWAVYAGAGALGLFGFGGLARGRTGRAWVLGLFGRYRGTVRRTGLLWVNPLLLRRRVDVRLRHWRSEPMPAADGSGVALRVVALVVWRVRDTARATLGVEDHEAYLRECVEAALARIPVEPSGAGRGSVEAAGEALTGRVALDAGAVGLEVYSVRPLRIEYAPEVAAAMHRRRIAALDAQQRASMLTSVVDSVEDTVTRLTMRGLVELDDYERKALVKDLTVAFCSGRGEQGP; the protein is encoded by the coding sequence ATGAACACGACCACGTCACACACTCCCGAGTCCGAGGGCCCGTCCAGGCCCACCCGGCTCATCCAGAACGAGCAGACCACCGAGATCCCCGTCCATCTGCTGTTCCGCGACGAGCCCGAGCCGCGGCCCGTACCGCTCGGGCCCGCCGTGGTGGGCCGTCGCGTCGGCACGGGGGAGCAGCCGAGGCTGCGCAGGCCGACGCCGGCGAAACCCCGCCCGGTGGCGCAGGTGGACCCGGACCTGGTGGAGCGGCCGGCCCGGGTGCTGCCGGGTGCGGTGGGGGTCCTCGCCGGCCTGTGCGGGGCGGCGGGCTGCGTGGCCGCCTCGTGGTGGGCGGGGGTGCTGCCGCCGCACGCGGTGCAGGTGCTGCGGCTGCCGGTGCTCGCGGGCGCCGGTCTCGGTCCGGCGCAGTGGGCGGTGTACGCGGGGGCGGGCGCGCTGGGGCTGTTCGGCTTCGGCGGTCTGGCCCGGGGGCGTACCGGACGGGCCTGGGTGCTCGGTCTGTTCGGCCGCTACCGCGGGACCGTGCGGCGCACCGGTCTGCTGTGGGTGAACCCGCTGCTGCTGCGCCGCCGGGTGGACGTACGGCTGCGGCACTGGCGCAGTGAGCCGATGCCCGCCGCCGACGGCAGCGGCGTGGCGCTGCGGGTGGTGGCGCTGGTGGTGTGGCGGGTGCGCGACACCGCGCGGGCCACGCTCGGTGTGGAGGACCACGAGGCGTATCTGCGGGAGTGCGTGGAGGCGGCCCTGGCCCGGATCCCGGTGGAGCCGTCGGGCGCCGGGCGGGGTTCGGTGGAGGCGGCGGGGGAGGCGCTGACCGGGCGGGTCGCGCTGGACGCGGGCGCGGTCGGCCTGGAGGTGTACTCGGTGCGGCCGCTGCGGATCGAGTACGCGCCCGAGGTCGCCGCCGCGATGCACCGCCGCCGGATCGCCGCGCTCGACGCGCAGCAGCGGGCGAGCATGCTGACGTCGGTCGTGGACTCGGTGGAGGACACGGTGACCCGGCTGACCATGCGCGGGTTGGTGGAACTCGACGACTACGAGCGCAAGGCGCTGGTGAAGGACCTGACGGTCGCCTTCTGTTCGGGGCGTGGGGAACAGGGGCCGTGA
- a CDS encoding peptidoglycan-binding protein, with the protein MGSPVFEEFDPGSDCECPGCVSRRRTAVHSPTAPSVGRPVAHRAVIVATAAAAALGAAHAVPASAAPKAPDRPGVPAGDEPETPQGRKAPLHGPAGQPARPQGAAGPVRTPPTTRADIIRRARDWVSAEVPYSMNSYWYDGYRQDCSGFVSMAWNLPGNEWTGSLHQYGTRITKEQLQPGDILLFHNPTDPEKGSHVVIFGGWTDYTHSYYIVYEQTRPTTRRQATPYAYWSHSSRYVPYRYKGLTAAATPGSGTQTAAGDGGGNKPGAAGAAATPFPGRAAFGPGADNRYVTQLGRLLVERGGARFYTSGPGPRWSASDGWATVAFQQAQGWRGADADGIPGPRTWALLVSGRGRDIAPGWSPATGSAPGNGSGTGAGSGPVAGSGGRPSAGAGQGAGTGAAGSPGVPTRPRVPAYPGRDRFRPGAQNAYVTQLGKQLIKKGFGGPYTAGPGPRWGAADRHAVEAFQRAQGWRGGTADGYPGPETWRRLFS; encoded by the coding sequence ATGGGCTCTCCGGTATTCGAGGAATTCGATCCCGGGAGCGACTGCGAATGCCCCGGATGCGTGTCGCGGCGGCGGACGGCGGTGCATTCCCCGACCGCCCCGTCCGTCGGCCGTCCGGTCGCCCATCGCGCGGTGATCGTCGCCACCGCGGCGGCCGCCGCGCTCGGCGCCGCCCACGCGGTCCCCGCCTCCGCCGCCCCGAAGGCTCCCGACCGGCCCGGCGTTCCCGCAGGTGACGAGCCCGAGACCCCGCAGGGCCGCAAGGCCCCGCTGCACGGTCCCGCGGGGCAGCCGGCCCGCCCGCAGGGAGCGGCGGGACCGGTCAGGACGCCCCCGACGACCCGGGCGGACATCATCCGCCGCGCCCGGGACTGGGTCTCGGCCGAGGTTCCTTACAGCATGAACTCCTACTGGTACGACGGTTACCGGCAGGACTGCTCGGGATTCGTCTCCATGGCCTGGAACCTTCCCGGGAACGAATGGACGGGCAGTCTCCACCAGTACGGGACGCGGATCACCAAGGAACAGCTCCAGCCGGGTGACATTCTGCTCTTCCACAATCCGACCGACCCCGAGAAAGGCTCGCACGTCGTCATTTTCGGCGGCTGGACGGACTACACCCACAGCTACTACATCGTCTACGAGCAGACCCGTCCGACCACGCGCCGGCAGGCCACTCCCTATGCCTACTGGAGCCATTCCAGTCGCTACGTCCCCTACCGCTACAAGGGCCTCACCGCAGCGGCCACGCCCGGCTCCGGCACCCAGACCGCCGCGGGTGACGGCGGCGGGAACAAGCCCGGCGCCGCGGGGGCCGCGGCGACGCCCTTCCCGGGACGGGCGGCCTTCGGGCCCGGCGCCGACAACCGGTACGTCACCCAGCTGGGGCGGCTCCTCGTCGAGCGCGGCGGCGCACGCTTCTACACCTCGGGTCCGGGCCCGAGGTGGTCGGCGTCGGACGGCTGGGCCACCGTGGCCTTCCAGCAGGCCCAGGGCTGGCGCGGCGCGGACGCCGACGGCATCCCGGGACCGAGGACCTGGGCGCTGCTGGTCTCCGGCCGGGGCAGGGACATCGCGCCCGGCTGGTCCCCGGCGACAGGCAGCGCCCCCGGCAACGGCTCCGGGACGGGAGCCGGCTCCGGTCCGGTGGCCGGTTCCGGCGGACGGCCCTCCGCCGGTGCGGGGCAGGGGGCCGGGACCGGGGCGGCCGGTTCGCCGGGTGTGCCGACCCGGCCACGCGTTCCTGCGTACCCCGGCCGGGACCGGTTCCGGCCCGGCGCGCAGAACGCGTACGTCACCCAGCTGGGAAAGCAGCTGATCAAGAAGGGGTTCGGCGGCCCCTACACGGCAGGCCCCGGTCCGCGCTGGGGCGCGGCGGACCGGCACGCGGTGGAGGCCTTCCAGCGCGCCCAGGGCTGGCGCGGCGGCACCGCGGACGGCTACCCCGGCCCCGAGACCTGGCGGCGCCTCTTCTCCTAG
- a CDS encoding class F sortase produces the protein MSDREHASGRFLTGLAWVLLLLGLWLWGREVTDVRNGTSASATGDMAAVGRPPDAGLPPPAKPLGQALPQRVDIPDLGVRAPVVARGLDTEGAVDPPPFDQAGAVGWYAGGAQPGTRGAALLVGHVDTETRPAVFYKLSTLKPGETVRVVRDDGKVAEFTVDAVEVIRRDRFDARQAYGPRRAGRAELRLITCGGTFDRVSGGYTANVVVSAYLTGTGTGTGTGKGAGV, from the coding sequence ATGTCCGACCGCGAACATGCTTCCGGTCGCTTTCTGACGGGCCTGGCCTGGGTGCTGCTGCTGCTCGGCCTGTGGCTGTGGGGGCGGGAGGTGACCGACGTGCGCAACGGGACGTCCGCCTCGGCCACCGGTGACATGGCCGCGGTCGGCCGTCCACCGGACGCCGGACTCCCGCCGCCCGCCAAGCCCCTCGGGCAGGCGCTGCCGCAGCGGGTCGACATCCCCGACCTGGGCGTGCGGGCCCCGGTCGTCGCCCGCGGGCTGGACACCGAGGGTGCCGTCGACCCGCCGCCCTTCGACCAGGCCGGCGCCGTCGGCTGGTACGCCGGCGGCGCGCAGCCCGGCACCCGGGGCGCCGCCCTGCTGGTCGGGCACGTCGACACCGAGACCAGGCCCGCCGTCTTCTACAAGCTCAGCACGCTCAAGCCGGGCGAGACGGTGCGGGTGGTCCGCGACGACGGGAAGGTCGCCGAGTTCACCGTCGACGCCGTCGAGGTGATCCGGCGCGACCGCTTCGACGCCCGGCAGGCCTACGGTCCCCGCCGCGCGGGGCGCGCCGAGCTGCGCCTGATCACCTGCGGCGGCACCTTCGACCGGGTGAGCGGCGGCTACACGGCCAACGTGGTCGTGTCGGCATATCTGACGGGGACGGGGACGGGGACGGGCACGGGCAAGGGCGCGGGTGTCTGA
- a CDS encoding HAD-IIA family hydrolase — protein sequence MADRKPIESWLTDMDGVLIHEGVPIPGADAFLKKLRDSGKPFLVLTNNSIYTPRDLHARLRRMGLEVPTENIWTSAMATAQFLDDQRPEGTAYVIGEAGLTTALHDIGYILTDHEPDYVVLGETRTYSFEAMTKAVRLINDGARFICTNPDETGPSAEGALPATGAVAALITKATGKNPYFAGKPNPLMMRTGLNAIGAHSESSAMIGDRMDTDVLAGMEAGMRTFLVLTGLTRPEQVENFPYRPSRIVDSIADLVDVI from the coding sequence ATGGCAGACCGCAAGCCCATCGAGTCGTGGCTCACCGACATGGACGGTGTGCTCATCCACGAGGGTGTGCCGATCCCCGGCGCCGACGCCTTCCTGAAGAAGCTGCGGGACTCGGGCAAGCCGTTCCTGGTCCTCACCAACAACTCGATCTACACCCCGCGCGATCTGCACGCCCGGCTGCGGCGGATGGGCCTCGAGGTGCCGACGGAGAACATCTGGACCTCCGCGATGGCGACCGCCCAGTTCCTGGACGACCAGCGGCCCGAGGGGACCGCGTACGTCATCGGCGAGGCCGGACTGACCACCGCGCTGCACGACATCGGCTACATCCTCACCGACCACGAGCCCGACTACGTGGTCCTCGGCGAGACCCGCACCTACTCGTTCGAGGCGATGACCAAGGCCGTCCGGCTCATCAACGACGGTGCCCGGTTCATTTGCACCAACCCGGACGAGACCGGCCCGTCCGCCGAGGGCGCGCTGCCGGCCACCGGAGCGGTCGCCGCGCTGATCACCAAGGCGACCGGCAAGAACCCGTACTTCGCGGGCAAGCCCAATCCGCTGATGATGCGCACCGGGCTGAACGCCATCGGGGCGCACTCCGAGAGCAGCGCGATGATCGGCGACCGGATGGACACCGACGTCCTCGCGGGCATGGAGGCCGGCATGCGGACCTTCCTGGTGCTCACCGGGCTGACCCGCCCCGAACAGGTCGAGAACTTCCCGTACCGCCCGTCGAGGATCGTGGACTCGATCGCGGATCTCGTCGACGTGATCTGA